Within Wyeomyia smithii strain HCP4-BCI-WySm-NY-G18 chromosome 2, ASM2978416v1, whole genome shotgun sequence, the genomic segment AAAACCATTGGATTGTCCTTGTTTATTAATTTGTTGACATACTTTTTCGGCCTCGATTCAGGAAAGTAAAAGTTCTTCCACGGAATCTTCTAACCCGGAGAAAGAGGGCAAGAGTAACCTGAACTTGTCCGCCGATGAACTCAAGGAACAGGGTAATAAATGCGTTAAAGCCGGGAACTTCACCGAGGCAATTTTGCACTACACGCACGCTATCAAATTGAATCCGAACGATGCAATTCTGTACAGTAATCGATCGCTGGCATTTCTGAAAATGCAGCAATACTACTATGCCAATGAGGATGCGGACCGAGCGATAGCACTCAATCCGACCTGGGCGAAGGGATACTACCGAAAGGCGGAGGTTCACATCGGAGTAGGACAGTATGACACAGCACTATTGTCATATGGAAAAGCTTTACAGTTGCAACCGCAGGACATGGGGATCATACAAGCCGCTAGGAAAGCAGCAGAACTTAGCAACCAGGACGTTGAGAAGGAAAAACGAACGCCTGCGATGGGAGCGGGCATCGGTTGCATAGTGGGGATGTGTATCGTATTTGCCGATATGTTACTAACGGAGACACCTGCTATTAAGGTAGGTAGTATTATGGGTAAAAATGGATTAAAGGCG encodes:
- the LOC129723055 gene encoding uncharacterized protein LOC129723055; translated protein: MESKSSSTESSNPEKEGKSNLNLSADELKEQGNKCVKAGNFTEAILHYTHAIKLNPNDAILYSNRSLAFLKMQQYYYANEDADRAIALNPTWAKGYYRKAEVHIGVGQYDTALLSYGKALQLQPQDMGIIQAARKAAELSNQDVEKEKRTPAMGAGIGCIVGMCIVFADMLLTETPAIKHTSLMVFVVLVVAAIGFGIAKLIRYYTKLQRKGLLEPPVNLLEDFQSTKDEDMENGDIGGSEPKPPRNRYSKAQARQRFKKGKT